Genomic window (Arcobacter aquimarinus):
AAGTCTTAAGTAATATTTTGTTTGAATATTCTCTTTTGACATTAAAGTAATTTTTTCACCTGGTTGTTTCTCAAAACCAAGCATAGGTGAACCTTTTCCACGTCTAGCTATATCAATAATATTTGCAACAACAGCAGATGCAGTAGCATCACCACCCGCACCTGCTCCATAAAACATAGTTTCTCCAACTTTATCTCCAACAACAGAGATACCATTCATTACACCATCTACTTTTGCAATCATTTTATCTTCAGGAATTAAAACAGGATGAACTCTTAGTTCTATTTCTTGCCCTACTTTTTTAGCAATTCCTAGTAATTTTATAGAGTATTCGAACTCTTTTGCAAATTCAATATCAGCTTTAGTTATATTATCAATACCTTCAATCAAAATATCTTCAGGTTTTGCATCAATTCCATAGGCAATAGAAGCTAAAATTAAAAGTTTATGCGAAGCGTCAAATCCACCAACATCAAAAGTAGGATCAGCTTCTGCATATCCTAAATCTTGAGCTTCTTTTAGAATTTCATTATAACTAATACCATCATTTATCATACGAGTTAGCATATAGTTACAAGTTCCATTCATAATACCTTGAATAGATTGGATATGATTTGCACTTAATCCATCTCTTAAAGCATTAATTATTGGAATCCCACCAGCAACTGCTGCTTCAAACTCAAATGGAATATCACCAGCTAACTCTTGAAGTTCATATCTGTGATATGCTAATAAAGCTTTGTTTGCAGTAACTACTGCTTTACCTTTTTGTAAAGCTTTTCTTACTATTTCATTTGGTTTATCAATTCCACCCATTAACTCAACTACAACATCTATTGAATCATCATTTAAAACATCATCAATATTATCTGTAAGTTTAATATCAATGTCTCTTTTTTTATGTAAATTTGAAACTACTCCAATAGTTGGAATTATCTCTTTTCCAGCACGTGCGGTGATAATATTTTTGTTATCTCT
Coding sequences:
- a CDS encoding homoserine dehydrogenase, with the protein product MLRVGIIGVGTVGASVANILRDNKNIITARAGKEIIPTIGVVSNLHKKRDIDIKLTDNIDDVLNDDSIDVVVELMGGIDKPNEIVRKALQKGKAVVTANKALLAYHRYELQELAGDIPFEFEAAVAGGIPIINALRDGLSANHIQSIQGIMNGTCNYMLTRMINDGISYNEILKEAQDLGYAEADPTFDVGGFDASHKLLILASIAYGIDAKPEDILIEGIDNITKADIEFAKEFEYSIKLLGIAKKVGQEIELRVHPVLIPEDKMIAKVDGVMNGISVVGDKVGETMFYGAGAGGDATASAVVANIIDIARRGKGSPMLGFEKQPGEKITLMSKENIQTKYYLRLEVADKSGTLAKIATILGDNSISIEAMLQKPLKNGSANLLLTTHTCIEKDILKAMKELENSGVVLVKPAMIRIEE